Proteins from one Candidatus Desulfovibrio trichonymphae genomic window:
- a CDS encoding ABC transporter permease → MARHAMFFKIVVSSLIRRRSRMLVALLAVVIGATVFLGMGAVYYDIPRQMGREFRSYGANLIFVSSGSNSILSLDDAKQAIEMLPADKLVGASPFRYETMYYNMQGLTVAGADFSAVKKTSPYWQIQGEWPQKDDEILIGTDIAEHTRQYAGSFITVEILPPRGGKFVKELKISGVVRTGGAEDGFVFMPMAGLEVLMGTSGTANVVEISIVAAGEEIFRLAEEIQAKVPGITPRLVKRIADSETTVLSKLQVLVCLVTGVVLFLTMICVGTTMMTVVMERSREIGLKKAIGAGNRAIIAEFMGEGITLALGGWLLGTGSGYFFAQVVSMSVFSREVALPFFLVLLTLGASLAVTVSASLIPVAMATDVEPAVVLRGE, encoded by the coding sequence ATGGCCCGACACGCCATGTTTTTCAAAATAGTTGTCAGTTCGCTGATCAGGCGTCGTTCAAGAATGCTGGTTGCGTTGCTCGCGGTCGTTATCGGAGCCACGGTTTTTCTGGGCATGGGAGCCGTGTATTACGACATCCCCCGCCAGATGGGCCGGGAGTTTCGCTCTTACGGCGCCAACCTCATTTTTGTCTCTTCCGGCAGTAATTCCATCTTGAGTCTGGATGATGCGAAACAGGCCATTGAGATGCTTCCCGCTGACAAGCTGGTGGGGGCATCGCCTTTTCGCTATGAGACTATGTATTACAACATGCAGGGTCTCACCGTCGCGGGGGCGGATTTCTCTGCAGTAAAAAAAACCAGCCCATATTGGCAAATCCAGGGCGAATGGCCCCAAAAGGACGATGAAATCCTCATCGGTACTGATATCGCCGAGCATACACGCCAATACGCGGGTTCGTTTATTACTGTGGAAATCCTGCCGCCCAGAGGGGGTAAGTTTGTGAAAGAACTGAAAATCAGCGGAGTTGTGCGCACCGGGGGGGCGGAAGATGGTTTTGTGTTCATGCCCATGGCCGGCTTGGAAGTCCTTATGGGCACAAGCGGCACGGCCAATGTGGTGGAGATCAGCATTGTCGCCGCAGGAGAGGAAATTTTCCGGCTTGCCGAGGAAATTCAGGCAAAAGTGCCGGGCATCACCCCCCGTCTTGTCAAGCGCATTGCCGATTCGGAAACGACAGTGCTCTCCAAGCTTCAAGTGCTTGTCTGTCTGGTGACAGGCGTTGTGTTGTTCCTGACCATGATTTGCGTGGGGACAACAATGATGACGGTGGTTATGGAAAGAAGCAGGGAAATCGGTTTAAAAAAGGCAATCGGCGCGGGAAACAGGGCCATTATTGCCGAATTCATGGGCGAAGGCATTACCCTGGCCTTGGGCGGCTGGCTGCTGGGCACCGGCTCAGGTTATTTTTTCGCTCAAGTGGTCAGCATGAGCGTCTTCTCCCGCGAAGTGGCCCTGCCCTTCTTTCTTGTTCTGCTTACCTTGGGCGCGTCGCTTGCGGTAACCGTATCCGCCTCTTTGATCCCTGTCGCCATGGCGACAGATGTCGAGCCGGCTGTTGTTTTGAGGGGCGAATAA
- the prfB gene encoding peptide chain release factor 2 (programmed frameshift): MLHLSDLRAACQPLSQRFDNLWRRLDVAASLQRLSAIETELAHPGAWDKPENLTPLLREKSALNDAIERLTRLKKCCDDMQDWLTLALESESSEDEEVLETLAQQQKELVDLLDKTELVMLLSAEEDNRDAILEIHPGAGGTESQDWAEILLRLYTRWAARHKYAVEELDMLPGDEAGIKSVTLRIAGPHAFGFLKSERGIHRLIRISPFNASGRRHTSFASVDVIPDAGSEIELDIKEADLRIDIFRSSGPGGQSVNTTSSAVRVTHLPTGISAQCQNEKSQHHNKETALRVLKARLYNLAVQKREAERQAKYAGKDAIAFGSQIRTYTLQPYRLVKDHRTGCEAGDVDAVLDGQIDRFQHDYLLYRHEQQR, encoded by the exons ATGTTGCATTTGAGTGATCTGCGCGCCGCCTGTCAGCCCTTGTCGCAACGTTTTGACAACCTCTGGAGGCGTCTT GACGTTGCCGCTTCACTGCAGCGCCTCTCTGCCATAGAAACAGAGTTGGCCCACCCCGGCGCGTGGGACAAACCGGAAAACCTGACGCCGCTGCTGCGGGAAAAAAGCGCCTTAAATGACGCAATAGAACGGTTAACCCGTCTCAAGAAATGCTGTGACGATATGCAAGACTGGCTTACCCTGGCACTGGAAAGCGAAAGCAGCGAGGATGAGGAAGTCTTGGAAACTCTTGCGCAACAGCAGAAAGAGCTGGTGGATCTGCTTGATAAAACCGAGCTTGTCATGCTTCTTTCCGCAGAAGAGGACAACAGGGACGCCATTCTGGAAATTCATCCGGGCGCGGGCGGTACGGAATCCCAGGACTGGGCTGAAATACTCCTGCGTTTGTACACACGCTGGGCCGCACGCCATAAATACGCTGTGGAAGAATTGGACATGTTGCCCGGTGATGAAGCCGGTATCAAAAGCGTGACCCTGCGCATCGCCGGACCGCACGCTTTCGGTTTTTTGAAAAGCGAACGCGGCATTCACAGGCTGATACGCATTTCGCCCTTTAATGCTTCAGGCCGCCGGCATACTTCCTTTGCTTCTGTGGATGTCATCCCTGACGCCGGCAGTGAAATTGAACTGGACATAAAAGAAGCCGACCTGCGCATAGATATTTTCCGTTCCAGCGGCCCCGGCGGGCAAAGCGTCAACACCACCAGTTCAGCCGTACGCGTGACACATTTGCCCACAGGCATTTCAGCTCAATGCCAAAACGAAAAATCGCAGCACCACAATAAAGAGACGGCACTGCGCGTGCTGAAGGCCCGTTTGTATAATCTTGCAGTGCAAAAACGCGAGGCGGAACGCCAGGCGAAATATGCAGGCAAAGACGCCATCGCCTTCGGCAGCCAGATACGCACATACACCTTGCAGCCTTATCGTCTTGTCAAAGATCACCGCACCGGCTGTGAAGCGGGCGATGTGGACGCGGTGCTTGACGGGCAGATTGACCGTTTTCAGCACGATTATCTTTTATACCGCCATGAGCAGCAGCGCTGA
- a CDS encoding HU family DNA-binding protein: MNKSELIKALVDETNIPLDDATMVVNTFIESMKSSLLAGDRVEIRGFGSFKIKKYGGYSGRNPKTGEKISVVPKRLTFFRAGKELKELINQK, from the coding sequence ATGAATAAAAGCGAACTTATCAAGGCTCTGGTCGACGAGACCAACATTCCCCTTGATGACGCCACAATGGTGGTGAATACCTTTATAGAATCCATGAAATCTTCCCTGCTCGCCGGAGACCGTGTTGAAATCCGCGGTTTCGGCAGCTTTAAAATCAAGAAATACGGCGGTTATTCCGGACGTAATCCGAAAACAGGAGAAAAAATCTCCGTTGTTCCCAAACGACTGACCTTTTTCCGTGCCGGCAAGGAATTGAAAGAATTGATCAACCAGAAATAA
- the dapA gene encoding 4-hydroxy-tetrahydrodipicolinate synthase, with protein MRFSGALTALVTPFRHNVVDEDAFRVLIERQISEGIHGLVPCGTTGESATLSHEEHERVIEICIDQVKGRVPVLAGAGSNNTSEAVRLTCFAQKAGADGALLITPYYNKPTQEGLYRHYKAIAEAVDLPLVPYNVPGRTGCNLLPPTVSRLARDFPNIVGIKEATGDIPQCSRLLAACPKKFIVLSGDDLTALPLMALGGKGIISVTSNVTPGLVAEMCNALAAGDLQKAARLHLSLFALHDVMFAETNPIPAKTALALMGLISDEMRLPLCPMDEANKNKLIDVLHAQGMLD; from the coding sequence ATGCGTTTTTCCGGCGCATTGACAGCACTTGTCACCCCGTTCAGACACAATGTTGTGGACGAAGATGCCTTTCGCGTCCTGATTGAACGCCAGATCAGCGAAGGCATACACGGCCTCGTGCCTTGCGGCACAACGGGAGAATCCGCCACTCTTTCCCACGAAGAACACGAGCGGGTTATTGAAATTTGTATTGATCAGGTCAAAGGACGCGTGCCGGTGCTGGCCGGAGCCGGTTCCAACAACACAAGCGAAGCGGTGCGCCTGACCTGCTTTGCGCAAAAAGCCGGGGCGGACGGCGCACTCCTCATCACGCCCTACTACAATAAACCCACACAGGAAGGCCTGTACCGGCACTACAAGGCCATTGCCGAAGCCGTGGACCTGCCGCTCGTGCCCTATAATGTGCCCGGACGCACGGGCTGCAACCTGCTGCCCCCGACCGTGAGCCGCCTTGCAAGAGATTTTCCCAATATTGTGGGCATCAAGGAAGCCACGGGCGACATACCTCAGTGCAGCCGCCTGCTGGCAGCCTGTCCAAAAAAATTCATCGTGCTTTCCGGCGACGACCTCACGGCTCTGCCCCTCATGGCTTTGGGCGGCAAGGGGATTATCTCCGTCACCTCCAATGTGACGCCCGGCCTCGTGGCCGAAATGTGTAACGCCTTGGCCGCGGGCGACCTGCAAAAAGCCGCGCGTCTGCACCTCTCGCTCTTTGCCCTGCACGACGTCATGTTTGCGGAAACAAACCCCATACCTGCAAAAACAGCGCTCGCGCTCATGGGTTTGATATCGGATGAAATGCGCCTGCCGCTCTGCCCGATGGACGAAGCCAATAAAAACAAGCTGATTGACGTGCTGCACGCGCAGGGAATGCTGGACTGA
- a CDS encoding DUF2318 domain-containing protein, which translates to MLHFWVLVTGTMLAVSILTGLLLGYAAQRDLLEMRSPARHGAIAGIIAAAALALLEFTTAFVVREYYNLIVLCVALAAGGALSVLLVATRSLAPEKAASLPLRFAFFIVLASWGAFYLPDIFIYPSHFAVGVVQVASSEFIFIATGYVIGIGLCLLVGYSIFQLCSDVPENFLFPLFSLAFLAFSISQLITVGQILLGRGLTPRYDWALDCIIFLLSNAPCLLYGIVGTAALAAAILWLRSSKTVADGENPALRRKARSVMRRRVRWSRTAILSLLAGLLTMTVGMYLDTRKVELSPPLEMTVADGKIAHSTAVVGDGTLHRFVYKTLQGVDVRYIIIKKSETAYGVGLDACDVCGPAGYYERKGQVICILCDVVMNKSTIGFAGGCNPVPLKFSLKDGSLIINTEDLEAEAHRFM; encoded by the coding sequence ATGCTCCATTTTTGGGTATTGGTTACCGGAACAATGCTTGCTGTGTCCATACTCACGGGCCTGCTGCTCGGCTATGCCGCACAGCGGGATCTTCTGGAGATGCGGTCGCCTGCCCGGCACGGTGCGATTGCGGGCATTATTGCGGCGGCTGCTCTCGCTCTGCTCGAATTCACAACTGCGTTCGTTGTACGTGAATATTACAATCTTATCGTACTCTGCGTGGCTCTTGCGGCGGGAGGGGCGCTGTCGGTGCTGCTTGTCGCCACGCGCTCCCTTGCCCCGGAAAAAGCCGCCTCACTGCCTCTCAGGTTCGCTTTCTTTATTGTTCTTGCTTCCTGGGGAGCTTTTTACCTGCCGGACATTTTTATTTACCCATCGCACTTTGCCGTGGGAGTAGTGCAAGTCGCAAGTAGTGAATTCATCTTTATCGCCACAGGCTATGTGATCGGCATAGGGCTTTGTCTGTTGGTCGGGTATTCCATTTTTCAGCTTTGCTCGGATGTGCCGGAAAATTTTCTTTTCCCACTTTTTTCTCTGGCGTTTCTGGCTTTCAGCATCAGCCAACTCATAACAGTGGGGCAGATTTTACTGGGACGTGGTCTTACTCCACGCTATGACTGGGCACTTGATTGTATCATCTTTCTGTTAAGCAACGCCCCTTGTCTGCTCTATGGGATTGTCGGCACAGCCGCCCTGGCAGCCGCCATCCTGTGGTTGCGCAGCAGCAAAACCGTGGCTGATGGCGAAAATCCGGCACTACGGCGTAAGGCCCGCAGCGTCATGCGCAGGCGTGTGCGGTGGAGCAGAACGGCCATCCTCTCCCTGCTGGCCGGTTTGCTGACTATGACAGTGGGAATGTATTTAGACACCCGAAAAGTGGAGCTTTCACCTCCGCTGGAAATGACGGTTGCGGACGGCAAGATTGCCCATTCCACTGCCGTTGTCGGAGATGGAACCTTGCACCGTTTTGTCTACAAGACGCTCCAGGGGGTGGATGTACGCTACATCATTATCAAAAAAAGTGAAACCGCCTATGGCGTCGGGCTGGATGCCTGCGATGTGTGCGGCCCTGCCGGCTATTACGAACGCAAGGGACAAGTGATCTGCATTCTTTGTGATGTTGTTATGAACAAGTCCACCATCGGCTTTGCCGGCGGATGTAATCCCGTGCCGCTCAAGTTTTCCTTGAAAGACGGCAGCCTGATTATCAATACGGAAGATCTTGAAGCGGAAGCTCATCGGTTCATGTAA
- a CDS encoding ABC transporter ATP-binding protein codes for MNILELNDVSMSYGSVKALQHISLAVRPGEWISIMGASGSGKTTMMNIGGCMNKATHGSVILDGENISRLNARDLTVIRRDKIGLIFQQFHLISYLTALENVMIAQYYHSMVDEKEATQALERVGLASRAKHLPRQLSGGEQQRLCIARALINYPKLILADEPTGNLDEINQNTVMDIFHQLHKEGSTIIVVTHSPEVAAHGQRVVSLEFGRLVGDASTRQVRA; via the coding sequence ATGAATATTCTTGAATTGAATGATGTTTCCATGAGTTACGGTTCTGTCAAGGCACTGCAGCATATCAGTTTGGCCGTGCGGCCGGGGGAATGGATCTCTATTATGGGTGCTTCAGGATCCGGCAAAACAACGATGATGAACATCGGGGGCTGCATGAACAAGGCTACGCACGGCTCCGTGATTTTGGACGGAGAAAATATTTCACGGCTCAACGCCAGGGATCTGACAGTTATTCGCAGAGATAAAATAGGTTTGATATTCCAGCAGTTTCATTTAATTTCTTATCTTACGGCCCTGGAAAATGTCATGATCGCCCAGTATTACCACAGTATGGTTGATGAGAAGGAAGCCACACAGGCGCTTGAGCGCGTAGGTCTTGCAAGCAGAGCAAAACACCTGCCCCGTCAGCTCTCCGGCGGCGAACAACAGCGTCTGTGCATAGCCCGCGCTCTGATCAATTATCCCAAGCTGATTCTGGCCGACGAACCAACAGGCAACCTTGATGAAATAAATCAGAATACGGTCATGGACATCTTTCATCAATTACATAAGGAAGGCAGCACCATTATCGTTGTTACACATTCGCCGGAAGTGGCGGCACATGGGCAGCGTGTTGTCAGCCTTGAATTTGGCCGCCTGGTGGGAGACGCTTCAACGCGGCAGGTCCGGGCGTAA
- the lnt gene encoding apolipoprotein N-acyltransferase: MNAASAGSAAQTIAALWRGPVFFVGLVGALAVWLGFPNDLINLPPLALLWPVALALLGMNAQTPSAALRAGWLLGLAGSTAALYWLALPVHNIGNLPWILALPCAVFIAACLSAANGVFSLAAYVLRERPPFCLAALLAFVWYLLEFFAAHLLGFPWLPLAGALAVCPVLVQGADILGAYALGGLWVFIALLCLFCRADKRCLALGLAGALAVLSYGTYRLNETPFLPNPTGPESFATLFVEGNIDQNQKWVPAFQRATVDAYLNLTNNALTACPEEKPLIVWPETALPFFFEKSLAHASRVRELARASGCPLLFGAPGAGQRGNGELLVFNRAFLLSPEGDTIGWYDKEHLVPFGEHLPAWLHFDFLQKLLQGVGVYEQGSSSAPLRHGALALGMLICYEGIFPWLADARVKDGANIFADISNDAWFGRTPAALQHLYLTALRAIEQNRWILRGTNTGISAVVDTRGRLTLRGEQFTAGALFARARLVAVQSPYHTFKPWIFPSALLLFCTLLVFGRSARVAHTF, from the coding sequence ATGAACGCCGCAAGCGCGGGAAGCGCAGCGCAAACGATTGCCGCGCTATGGCGCGGTCCAGTGTTTTTTGTGGGGCTTGTCGGCGCGCTTGCCGTATGGCTGGGTTTTCCCAATGACCTCATAAATCTGCCGCCGCTTGCCCTGCTGTGGCCTGTGGCGCTTGCCCTGCTCGGCATGAACGCGCAGACGCCCTCCGCCGCGTTGCGCGCCGGCTGGCTGCTCGGCCTTGCCGGCAGCACTGCGGCGCTGTACTGGCTTGCCTTGCCCGTCCATAACATAGGCAATCTCCCCTGGATTCTGGCATTGCCCTGTGCCGTATTTATTGCGGCCTGTCTTTCTGCGGCGAACGGCGTTTTCTCGCTTGCGGCATACGTGCTGCGTGAAAGGCCTCCCTTCTGTCTTGCGGCGCTGCTGGCGTTCGTCTGGTACCTGCTTGAATTTTTCGCCGCGCACCTGCTGGGCTTTCCCTGGCTTCCCTTGGCCGGCGCGCTGGCCGTCTGTCCAGTGCTTGTTCAGGGAGCAGACATCTTGGGCGCGTACGCCCTTGGCGGACTATGGGTTTTTATTGCGCTGCTTTGCCTGTTTTGCCGCGCGGACAAACGCTGTCTGGCCCTGGGTCTTGCCGGCGCGCTGGCCGTGCTCTCCTATGGGACATACAGACTCAACGAGACCCCCTTTCTCCCGAATCCAACCGGACCTGAAAGTTTTGCAACGCTTTTTGTGGAAGGCAATATCGACCAGAATCAAAAATGGGTTCCCGCATTTCAGCGTGCCACTGTTGACGCGTATCTCAACCTGACCAACAATGCCCTGACGGCCTGCCCCGAAGAAAAACCTCTTATTGTTTGGCCGGAAACAGCCCTGCCTTTCTTTTTTGAAAAAAGCCTTGCCCACGCCTCACGCGTACGTGAGCTGGCGCGCGCAAGCGGCTGTCCCCTGCTTTTCGGCGCACCTGGCGCCGGGCAGCGCGGCAACGGGGAACTCCTTGTGTTCAACCGAGCTTTTCTTCTCTCGCCTGAGGGAGATACCATAGGCTGGTATGACAAGGAACATCTGGTGCCTTTCGGAGAACACCTGCCGGCCTGGCTCCATTTTGATTTTTTGCAAAAGCTTCTGCAGGGTGTTGGTGTATATGAGCAGGGCTCGTCCAGCGCGCCGTTGCGCCACGGCGCTCTTGCCCTCGGCATGCTTATCTGTTATGAAGGTATATTCCCTTGGCTGGCTGATGCCCGTGTGAAAGACGGCGCCAACATTTTTGCCGACATCAGCAACGACGCCTGGTTCGGTCGCACTCCTGCAGCCCTGCAGCATTTGTATCTGACTGCCCTGCGGGCCATAGAGCAGAACCGCTGGATTTTGCGCGGCACCAACACAGGCATTTCCGCTGTAGTAGACACACGTGGCCGTTTGACGTTGCGCGGCGAACAGTTTACTGCCGGCGCACTCTTTGCACGAGCGCGCCTTGTCGCCGTGCAAAGCCCTTACCACACCTTCAAGCCTTGGATTTTTCCCTCGGCCTTGCTGCTTTTTTGCACCCTTCTCGTTTTCGGCCGTTCGGCAAGAGTGGCCCACACCTTTTAA
- a CDS encoding ABC transporter permease, with translation MFLRMILGAVTRQKKKLMTMACAMTLGISLATAMLNVMLDVGDKINQELKTYGANIMVTSRGASFLTDLYGVEEGAGVSDKYLLEDELSKMKTIFWAFNIVDFTPYLDAVVSVNDSGADVPLLGTWFRKHLDIPTGESVDTGIINLRSWWDVRGAWLRDEDQSGVMVGEAFAAKHGITQGDNLRLSAKNASGTRRTVTVVVRSIFHSGDKEDGGLLAPLATVQYLTGLEGKVRRVEVSALTTPENDLARRAAQNPHSLSRQDWEVWYCTAYVSAIAFQIEEVLTDARVKPVLQVAESEGAILQKTRFLMLLLTLLSLACSAFAISNLVTANVMERSTEIGLLKALGATDDQISFLILTEMLIATITGGVFGYAAGLGLASVIGYSVFGSAVTAKGLVIPIVALLVLLVTIGGSLPAIRMLLRLRPADVLHGR, from the coding sequence ATGTTTTTGCGTATGATCCTCGGCGCGGTTACGCGCCAGAAAAAAAAGCTGATGACGATGGCCTGCGCCATGACGCTCGGCATATCGCTCGCTACCGCCATGCTTAATGTCATGCTTGATGTGGGCGACAAAATAAATCAGGAACTGAAAACCTACGGCGCTAACATTATGGTTACATCGCGCGGCGCTTCTTTCCTGACTGATCTGTATGGTGTTGAAGAAGGCGCCGGCGTATCGGACAAATACCTGCTTGAAGATGAATTGTCCAAAATGAAAACTATTTTTTGGGCTTTTAACATCGTGGACTTCACACCTTACCTTGATGCCGTTGTCAGCGTGAACGACTCGGGAGCCGATGTCCCCCTGCTGGGTACCTGGTTTAGAAAACATCTGGATATCCCGACAGGCGAATCCGTGGATACCGGGATTATAAACTTGCGTTCCTGGTGGGATGTGCGCGGCGCATGGCTCAGGGATGAGGATCAGTCCGGAGTTATGGTCGGGGAGGCCTTTGCAGCAAAACATGGAATAACGCAGGGCGACAATCTGAGGCTTTCCGCAAAGAATGCTTCCGGCACCCGGCGTACGGTAACTGTGGTCGTCAGATCAATCTTCCATTCCGGGGATAAGGAGGATGGCGGATTGCTCGCTCCTCTCGCCACTGTACAATATCTGACGGGCCTTGAGGGAAAGGTGCGGCGGGTGGAAGTGAGTGCCCTGACCACGCCGGAAAACGATCTGGCCCGGCGCGCGGCACAGAATCCGCACAGTCTTTCGCGCCAAGATTGGGAGGTCTGGTACTGTACAGCCTATGTCAGTGCCATTGCCTTCCAGATTGAAGAAGTGCTCACGGACGCTCGCGTAAAACCAGTCCTTCAGGTGGCGGAATCCGAAGGGGCCATCCTGCAGAAGACCAGGTTTCTGATGCTGCTGCTTACGCTCTTGAGTCTTGCCTGCTCCGCCTTTGCCATTTCAAATCTGGTCACGGCCAATGTGATGGAACGCAGCACCGAAATAGGCCTGCTCAAGGCGCTGGGAGCCACTGACGATCAGATTTCCTTTCTCATCCTGACAGAAATGCTCATTGCCACAATCACCGGCGGTGTCTTCGGCTATGCCGCCGGTCTCGGGCTGGCTTCAGTCATAGGCTATTCCGTGTTTGGCTCCGCCGTGACTGCCAAGGGTTTGGTTATCCCCATCGTTGCGCTTCTGGTGCTTCTTGTCACTATCGGCGGGAGCCTTCCCGCCATTCGTATGCTTTTGCGCCTGCGGCCCGCAGATGTGCTGCACGGGAGGTAA